A region of Streptomyces halobius DNA encodes the following proteins:
- the ku gene encoding non-homologous end joining protein Ku, which yields MRPAGVGTLSVGLIAVSVELYPATQGESAGRAHEVHGVEGCRSRIRHRRVCEAGHEVPYEQVARGINTEAGTVILSDEDLAQLPLPTRRTVELVGFIPSSAVDPLWFDRGYYISPRGPGSARPYALLAAALSRSGRVGVGKTALRTRERPVVVRPYGARLALHTVYWPRERRPPPEDRAFGVPVSERELAMAQTLVEALGAEELPEMHDDYAAALDRLVEAKISGGELAAPPEAPAVMDLMAALEESIRAARAQEGDP from the coding sequence ATGAGGCCGGCGGGGGTGGGGACGCTGTCGGTGGGGTTGATCGCCGTATCGGTAGAGCTGTATCCGGCTACGCAGGGGGAGAGCGCTGGACGGGCGCATGAGGTGCACGGCGTTGAGGGATGCCGGAGCCGTATTCGGCATCGACGCGTCTGCGAGGCCGGACATGAGGTGCCCTACGAGCAGGTGGCCCGCGGTATCAACACAGAGGCCGGCACTGTGATCCTGTCAGACGAGGACCTTGCCCAGCTTCCCTTGCCGACCCGGCGGACGGTGGAGCTGGTCGGCTTCATCCCGTCGAGCGCTGTGGACCCATTGTGGTTCGACCGTGGTTACTACATTTCACCGCGCGGGCCCGGATCGGCCCGACCGTATGCCCTGCTCGCCGCGGCTTTGTCGCGTAGCGGTCGGGTAGGCGTTGGCAAGACGGCGCTCAGGACTCGCGAGCGGCCCGTGGTTGTCCGCCCGTACGGCGCTCGCCTCGCGTTGCACACGGTGTACTGGCCGCGCGAGCGCCGTCCTCCGCCCGAGGACCGCGCGTTTGGTGTGCCGGTAAGCGAGCGTGAACTGGCGATGGCGCAAACGTTGGTCGAAGCGCTGGGCGCCGAGGAGTTGCCCGAGATGCACGACGACTACGCCGCGGCCCTGGACCGCCTGGTGGAGGCCAAGATCAGCGGTGGGGAACTCGCAGCGCCGCCGGAGGCTCCCGCGGTTATGGACCTGATGGCTGCCCTGGAGGAGTCCATCCGCGCTGCGCGCGCCCAGGAAGGCGATCCGTGA